A region of Rhodoferax potami DNA encodes the following proteins:
- a CDS encoding lipase family protein, whose amino-acid sequence MTPLTDIVVARALGGRPGDAMGSFSAATGSKIQTGLAAAKAYAKTQATALAGSSPSGDILTGIFKVGDADDVILDKLKVSLDAAGKSYDDLRVGAATGGTLEATLDRGKLIGEPITLTTLSASSINTVTAGNGLQALTGSAKCDVKVIKLKYKTIGVEGEATSSSAVMLAPAGTCTSAAGLIAYAKGTDVQKLRTLANPGDDETFLLTAMYAANGYAVVATDYLGFADSDYSYHPYLHADSEASVIIDSIRAARNAATKVNANLSGKVMLTGYSQGGHASMAAHRAIERDNAKEITVIAGAHLAGPYNLSGSFKLPNAIAGYQFFVTYLVTAWQKVYKDIYTDVNSTFKPAYASGIENLLPSATLNYTTLVTSGKLPGALGETPDQARDALFQAAFISDTQTNDNSPLYLAGKKNDLLGWSPKSKLLLCGGSGDPTVPPAVHQSVMKADFDTRNLSNVSSVDVDPLIKATYGKVLAASPATYYGNYHGTYEPPFCHAQAKAVFDAASAPQKF is encoded by the coding sequence GTGACGCCACTTACCGACATCGTCGTTGCCAGAGCATTGGGTGGACGCCCGGGGGATGCGATGGGCTCTTTCAGCGCCGCAACCGGTAGCAAAATTCAAACCGGATTGGCTGCAGCCAAGGCCTATGCCAAAACACAGGCTACCGCGCTGGCGGGGAGCTCGCCCTCAGGTGACATCCTCACAGGCATTTTCAAGGTGGGCGACGCTGATGACGTCATCTTGGACAAATTGAAAGTCTCACTCGATGCGGCTGGTAAGTCCTACGATGATTTGCGCGTCGGCGCGGCGACGGGGGGAACACTGGAGGCAACCCTTGACCGTGGCAAATTGATAGGTGAACCCATCACGCTCACCACACTTTCAGCGAGCTCCATCAACACTGTGACGGCTGGAAATGGCCTGCAGGCTTTGACTGGGTCAGCCAAATGCGACGTCAAAGTTATCAAACTGAAATACAAAACTATCGGAGTGGAGGGAGAAGCGACTAGCTCCTCAGCTGTCATGCTGGCGCCAGCCGGGACTTGCACCTCCGCGGCCGGCTTGATCGCATACGCAAAGGGTACGGACGTACAAAAATTGAGAACTTTAGCCAATCCGGGCGACGACGAGACCTTTTTGCTCACCGCCATGTACGCCGCCAACGGCTATGCCGTGGTTGCAACTGACTATCTCGGCTTTGCGGACTCCGACTACTCTTACCACCCATATCTCCACGCTGACTCCGAGGCCAGCGTGATCATTGACTCCATCCGCGCCGCTCGAAATGCGGCCACCAAGGTGAATGCCAATCTCTCCGGCAAGGTCATGTTAACGGGCTACTCACAAGGCGGGCACGCCTCTATGGCGGCGCACCGAGCCATAGAGCGCGACAATGCCAAGGAGATAACGGTCATCGCAGGCGCTCACCTGGCTGGACCGTACAACTTGTCGGGCTCGTTCAAGCTGCCGAACGCGATCGCGGGGTACCAGTTTTTTGTCACTTACTTGGTAACTGCCTGGCAAAAGGTTTACAAGGACATTTACACCGACGTAAATTCGACCTTCAAACCGGCCTATGCCAGTGGTATTGAAAACTTGTTGCCAAGCGCTACGTTGAACTACACGACCTTGGTCACCAGCGGCAAACTCCCGGGCGCTTTGGGCGAAACACCTGACCAGGCCCGAGACGCATTGTTCCAAGCAGCTTTCATCTCGGATACCCAAACCAACGACAACAGTCCACTCTATCTGGCTGGCAAGAAGAATGATCTTTTGGGCTGGAGCCCCAAGTCCAAGCTCTTGCTCTGTGGTGGTTCTGGGGATCCCACAGTTCCACCTGCGGTGCACCAATCGGTGATGAAAGCAGACTTTGATACGCGCAACCTGAGCAACGTAAGTTCGGTAGACGTAGACCCACTCATCAAAGCGACCTACGGCAAAGTGTTAGCGGCCTCACCTGCAACCTATTACGGCAACTACCACGGCACCTACGAGCCCCCTTTCTGCCATGCTCAGGCTAAGGCTGTTTTTGATGCAGCCTCAGCTCCACAAAAATTCTGA